ACGTACCCGGATGAGGTCATATTCGTAGCGGTTGACGCCGATGGGCCAGTTGGAGAATGAGCCCTTGAAGAACCGGTCGGACCACCACCGTGGCACGAGGATTTCCGTGGCGTCCGGCACGTCTTTCCCCGGGAACATCTTCCTCAGCACCGCCACCGCCTCGGCCATGGTCTGGTTGTCGGACTGCTGCTCGATCCTCCTCGACTCGTCGTCGGTGACCGTGACCAGCAGCACGTTGGACCCGGGGTACTGCTGCTCGAACTGTTGCCACACGGGGAAGTACCCTCTCCGGCCGCTGGCGTAGAGGAAGAACTCCTTGCCGGAGCCCTCAGGCCAGAACCTCTTGGGGAACCTGAGGAAGATCTTGGTGTACACGGCCATGTCGAACTGGTAGATGGACACGATCTTCCACGACGGCAGCTGCGGCTTGAACCGTATGAGGTCGGTCTGGAGGACGCCGAGGCTGGCGGAGACGACGACGTAGTCGGCCCGGTACACCTTGTTGTCCTCGGTCCGGACCATGACGCCGCTCGGGAAGTAGCTGATCTCCCGCACCACCGTGTTGAGCTTGAGCCTCGGGTCGACGATGGCGCCGGACTTGCGGTCGGTCTTGAGGTACTGCCCGGCGACATGGTACACCACGGACTCGTACCCCCGCTGGTCCGCCACGAAATAGACGTCGTCGCCGAAGTTGCTGAACGTCGGCAGCGGCTGCGTGTTCTGCAGGCTCGTCACGCGGGGTGGCTCGGCGAACTCGAAGTCGTGCTGGTAGTAGTCGATCACCATGTCCACCGGCCTCGCGGGGCCCGAAGGCATACTGGGACACGCAAGGGAAGGTTGCACGAATCAACGCACGGTAAAATAAAAATACATTTCTCTCTGGAGATCATCAAACAATTTGCTTGCAAAAGGGAGAAGCAGGCGTGCGCATCTGGCTGATCCGGTCGATGCAACGGTCGGCCGGAGGGTGCAGTTGCCATTAAGATATTTAGCACTTTGCCTAAGGCGGTATTTTGTACAGCTGTGAGGAAGCTTTAGGAGTAGTAAAATAGTTGGTGATGTCGCACTTGAATAATCTTGCTCTGTCACGCTCGATCAGATCAGAAGCAAGAGGTGCTAATGATGCTAGGTCACACTGCCTTTCGCGATGCTAGGTCGCCGTAGACGAAAATGGAGTGGGTGAACGGAAAAAAAGTAGTGATTTCTTTTAAAAACTTGAGGCACTTTTTAATGATATTCGGCTCTTGGACTCGGCAGTGGCTGCCGTTTGCTAAAATTTTATGGAATTGATGATTTAGTATTGCAAACTGCATGATTGTGCTACGCAATTTGCTGGAATGCACTTGCTGGGCAAGAATATATATGTGAGTCCAGGCATTGGTGGAGACATGTACATAGAGTAGTAGTTAGAGATAAGGGCGAGCAAGAGTCATCGTCGGATTTTAAGGTGCATGTAAGACTTTCAATTTGGAAATAGACTCCTCTTAGCATGAACAAAAAAGACTTTGTGGAGGATTTGTGGAGGATTTATCCCCAGGATTTTTTTCTTATGTGAGTAGTTTTTTTTACGGGAGTAGGTTTATTCATAGGATTTCGTTCCATCAGAATTTTTGCAATTAATTCATTTGAACTATATTTCATATGAAATTTTCATATACTCCAACCTGTGAAAAATCCTGTGTTAGAAGGATCATTGCCTTCTAGCGCATGAATATGTGTTAACGTCACACCATCAGATCCATTCGCTCTAAATCCTTAACAAATCTCCCAGAGCTCATGGTTAAAAGCTAGCACACATCACTAGCTACTGCAAGGGGCATGGAGCAAGATGAACGGCATAGATACGTACTGGTCGTTGAGGCGTTGCATGGCCATGACAGACATGTCCTGTTGGCCGCTGTGGTGCAAGGTGCCGGAGAGCTTGCTCCCGCTCTCCTCCACTTCATCCATCCTCTCGATTATCTTCTCAACAATTTTCTCGTCATAGAGACCACCGCTGCATCCGCAAGAATTAATCAGCTCAGCTGTGAAACAAATGTAAATATTTTTCATAATATTTGGTTGGATCTAAGTTAAATCTAAGCGGATACTTCGGCCCTTTGGCAGAAAAATCACTAAATATATGGTGATTTCGGCTATGATTGAATTTTTTCTGAAACTGAAATTCGAAAACCAGCACGTGCACATACTCTTGCTTGTAGGTGTTGCTGGCGAGGTGGTCAAAGTCGGAGCGGAAGGTCCTGAGGTTGAGGCCTCCGGTGCCATTGGCCATGGTCCAGATGGGGTTCATCTCATCTCCATTCACCCCTTCCACCCAGTTGGCCCCCATCTCAACGTTCACCCCGGCGAACTTGGTCTTGTGGATGCGCCCGCCGATGCGGTCCGTCGCCTCCAGGATCAGCAAGTCGGTGATCCCGGCCTCGGACAGCCTCTTCCCAGCCGAGATCCCTAagaccaccaagcacaagaacttgCATCAGTTACATGTGCACTCAAACCAACCTCCCCCATGCATGTATCGATGTCCATGCAAAATGCATGTATGTAGCGTATAGCTTACCGGACATGCCGGCGCCGACGATGATGACTCTCGGACCGGCGGCGGTGGCCAGGGCGGCGCATTGTGCTGCTACAACGAGCACCAGAGCTATGGCTCTGCAGGGCTTCATCTCTAGCatccttctccttctttctctcccTCACTCACGAAGCTTGGAGACTTgctttgctagctagctagcttgtgtTGAAGGATGGTGGTCCATCGCCAAGTGTATATAAAGAAGCGGCGCAAGACGCGACGGGGCGCGGGGGTCTCTCTAACTAGTAGTAAAGTTATTTCTTGGCTAACGTGGGTTGCTTGGAAGCAACATTACCTTACGACATGCTCCGGCCGGCCGAGAATAATATTGTGTGACTATAGCACAAACGGTTTGGCCAACTCAAACCTTGGGCCTTTACCTTCAAAAAGACAAGTCCCCCGTCCCTGTCTAGCTAGAGTTCATTTTTGTGAGATCCATACACATGTGTTCTAGGAAATAATCCTTCAGTTTGGTCCAACTTTCATTGTCAAGTCTTTTTCTGTCCTGCAaaatagcccacttcttttgcctaTGTTTCACTAAGTTTACGTTGACgattatttttcaaaaagtttAAGTGGAACTTTGACATAACCACAAGAGGAACTCAAACTATTCTGAAATGCATACATGAAAAAGAAAAAGCGGAGCATTTTTAGTTTTTTCGAAAAGGGGATTGCCCCGGCCTCTAGATCAcaggatgcacacaaccatattATTAGACGTGAATCAATTTACAGTCACCAAGTTTAAAATTGTAAAACAAATAAAAAGTAAAACACAACCACAACCGGCCGAACCCGCAATTACATAGCTCATCCACATATTCTACAAGTGGCTTGCTAGCTAAACTGATTAAATACACTCTCCACAACTGATTCTAGGCGGCTGCACCAAGAGGCCATAAGCGCAAGCGCATCCACATGCTGCAGTGATGACCACATAGAGATGAAAGTAGAACATAATCCACTAAAAATCATATGAAATTTGCATCTATGAAAAGAATGGTTTCATCAGTTTTGTTCATTTTCCAaaacatatttttttaattttcaaaAATCTACTGAAAAACAAACCAAACTACTATGAAACTTACATCCATAAGAATTGGTTCGGAAAATTTCATCAATGTTCCATTCCAGTTTCAAAACGTTAATTTTTTAGTTCTGAAAACATATTCAACTTTGGTCTTGTTTGAAAGGTCTCTAAAAGATATGTATCTAACCCTCTTCTTGCAGCTTAATAAGAGGATTCTCGCTCAATGGTGAGGACTTATTTTCTTACACAATACCGGTGGACCATAAGCGTCTAGGAGTCCTACGGACCTTCGCTTTGAGGTGCCCCTACATTCAGTCAGATGTCAGAATAAATGCAACACATATCGACATACCTTGGGGTCGGAGTGGAGCATGGCGCATCAAAGCCAACCTACAAGGAGAATACATCGCAGGGAGGCAACTAGTAAGTCAACAAATGGTATTTGTCGGTTTTGCTTCTTTTTTTTGTTTCAATTGCATTCATGATTTGTTTTTACATTAAGTTCTATTGGAAATGGTTTGGGATAACCTTCAAAAGGTAATCTTTTTCGCAATTGGTTGGCTATGTTATTTTATCATGATTTTGCTGCATACCTCCAGACCTCCTTGTATGTTTGTTGCACATATGCCATCCACTGGACAAGTCCCTCTGAGGAAGGATACCTAAGAACTATAGCATTGCTCCACCTAGGATCATGAATATCTTGATGTCACAGCGAAGAAAAATCCCTCATAAATTCATCAAGGTTCAAGAGGTACATATAGGAAAGCCCCATGAAGGAGGGCATCAGGGGACTCCTGGTGAGCCAGCGCACCATGgagcatgcccctaccctagggcaCATGGGGCCCACTAGCTCCCATGTCCTTTCCGTTTCACAAGCCTTCGTCTTCCGGAAGTGAAGATCTCATGATTTTTCTTAAATCACGAAGTTTCCTGGAACCATGGACATAAAAAAAATGTAATTATGCCTTTTGGCGGATAATTAGTAGGTTAGTCTAGTAAAATATTAAATATTGTAATAAAACAACATAATTTTGCATGAAAacttcaaaagttatagataccttTGGAATGCACTAAACCAGATTTGCCGAGCTGCATTCCTCTAAAACGTGAAGTACCTTCCATTAACTTCTACGACATCGACATTGTGCCAAAGATCTCTCTTGGCATTAGGAAGGTCGTCGGAAGATATGTGGCGGGTGCACGAGATTTGGTGCAAAGTAGTTTGTGGATGAGTCGTGCATGGCCGGCCACTCTATTTCAGCAAATTGTCAGACGGCCAGGTAGGGCCACTACATGTTTCCTATTTTTGTTGACCACCATCTCCCATTGAGCTAGCTTCAACTCAATAACCTCTTCATGTTTAAATCAACATCGGAATCATCGAAAACTCCTCCGCCATCGAGCTCATCGACACAAATCATGAATCCAATATCACCGACTTTAACCTACATGAGTAAATATGCACAAATAGAAGAAAATATACCTTCAAGAAATTCGTCGAACACTATGAGGATGTCGAGCTCCTTATTGGTCTAGTAGGAGAGGGGAGGTCGGGTGTGTCCAATGCTCCGGTCAGGGTGACACGGGGGAGGCATCTAGAGCTTGGAACCACAGGGAAGGAGGTGTGTCTGGGAAGGAGCACAAATGGGTAGCTAGATGGCACGGGAGATGGAGTTGACATTGGCGGATAGTCTTTGTTTGACAGTGACATCCTCACCAAGCTCAGGAAGGAAGGAACGGTGGCGGTGGCACACGCCTGCGTTAAGCTCCCATGGAACGAGCATGGCGGTAGACAAGCGGATGATAGCaaggtgtgatgaccacaggaacaTGTGTGTGGAGGCGAATTCTGCTAGATGGCACCGTTCCGACGGTCGAATCTAGATGACCAGAACGGTGGCAGCGCAGTGAGGTGGGTGATGGCAGGAGATCTGGTGCGTCCTAAAATGCTTGTGACGCCAAAATTTTTGTCGATAGAGTTCATCATAAAAACCTTGTCCTTCCTCTAAATACGAAATATAGTCTAGAGGCATGTTTATACAATGCACTATAACTTTAGCCTTTTACGGACAGAGCATGTATGGACAATGAAGATGGTCGGGATTTAGCGACTCAGCTATACTTGCACTAATGGTTTATTTTTTTGTGCATAAAATCTTTTAATCCATTCATCAACTGTCATGGCACTATAAAGAACCCCAGAAGTAAAAAAAATTACATCCAGGTCCGTAAACCACGTAGCGACGACTACGAGCACTAGAGCGATCCGAAGACGCCCCGTTGTCATCGCCCCTCCTTCACCGGAGCCGAAAAAACATTGTTGTAGTaaacagtcggaaagtcgtcgtacTGAGGCCCCGCAGGAACAATGCACTAGAAGAGCAACCATGAAATGAAGAGAAGCATAGATTGAAAGAGTCCAAACTATAAACACACGAAGAAAGATTGGATACAAGGAGATCCACCAAAGACCACTACCGACCAAATCCCGCAAGATCCACCAAAGACACATCTCCGCAGGCCCTCTGACAACGCTAGACAAGCGGGGAAAACTTTATTCAATCTTTCTGAAGTCGCTGCTGCCTTGCCTATCTGAGTAGACATAAACCCTAACAGACCTTAAAAAACACGTAAAACAGAGCAGGAACCCTCCAACCGGCAAGGACCGGGGTCCATCGTGCCTCCATGACCCTAAGACGACACGAGACGAGGCAGACCAACCATGGCGCCAATGGGAGGGAGTCACCAACTTGTCCTCGGGTTCCTGCCGGCTGCTGAGCAAACCTGAGAGAAAAGCGGTGTGTCTAACCCATCAAGTTGGGACTGCTCTAATGGTTTCTTTTTCGGCGCTAATCAAACTCGGATTGCTGGGGTCTCAAATTTTTGTTGACACAAAACAGTTTCATCATTTGGTATCGCTCCAGATAATTTATGGTCGTTGGAGCTGGTCGGTGCAAAAAAGAGGAGCTGCAACACGCTGTGCAGACTGAAGCCGAAGCATGCGTACGTGCTTGAAAGTTGGTTGAGTGTGCCATGGACCACCTCTGATCAGCTAATGACGCCCTCTTTGTTTTCTTGATGATAGTTAATTGGTGCCCACTTCGTTGAGCTCAAACGTGTTTCTTTTTCCACTTTGTAGTTAAGCATGTGAGGCTGGAGTATGCTCCACCAGGACGTGTGCAATCATGTCTCCCTGTCTCTCTTTGGCCAAGGCAAGTCTCACGAGGTCGATTATGTAAGCCTGGGGGAAGATCTTGTCTTGTAAGAATTAAACCTAGTGGGATTTGATGCTAACTTTGCTCTATGtttattgtttgcttttgcctcaaaaAAGCTATGTGCTTGCATTTATGAGgcctcatcatatatgtcaagaaaGATGTGTGACCTTGACTGCTAAATTTGTGATTTAAGCTTGCGGAAAAAGAGTCGGTTTGGTCATGAGCTACCAGCGCCGACGCGGTGAAGCACGCGGACTCTCACCTACGCCAATAGGTAACCCATGGCATGGGTCACGTTGTAACGGATGGGTAAAGATAGGCTCGACACATGTATACACACTGACGGGTCCTTCGTCCCAAATGTTCCCCGGCCACTAGCGAGTCAAGGTAAGCATCGACAAAGAGAACCTTTAATAACCAGTTGATAGCTTGTTTAATCACCCGTGATCAGTTGACGTACAGATCTGGACAACTAAATTTGGAAAGCTTAAACTTGGAGCGCCTTGCGAGGAAAATCATGTGCGAGAGGACAATGAATCCCTCTTTTCCtgtcacgtgtgtgtgtgtgtgtgtgtgtgtgtgtgtgtgtgtgtgtgtgtgtgtgtgtgtgtgtgtgtgtgtgtgtggtgctcTGTTGCGGATAATTATGATTGCCATGCTTCCTTGCTGTGCATGGTACAAAATGTATCCCAAATGTATGAGTATTGACAGTCTTGAGTTGGTTATGAGGTAATAATGGCAGAAAATATATCCCACGTACAGGTGACTTTTCTCTTTTTGAGTTGAAGTATATCTGACTTTTGATAGTGTCGAGTGAATGAGGTCGTAATTGAAAAAAAAAACACCTGGCCCCGCGTCGTCCTCCTCTGGTGACACGGATGGCGCCTGTTGCCCCCAACTTCGACGCCCTTCGCCTCGTCGCGGCTGGTCGATGTTGGCAGGTAAAGCCCCTGCAATAGGCAGTGGTGGTGTTCCCCCTTTCTCCCTTCTCTTCCTCTCACTCCTGAAAGGATCAAGAtggatctagagagagagagagagagagagagagagagagagagagagagagagagagagagagagagagagagagagggtgttgAACTCAAACTATTCTGAAATACATAAAAATTGACGTAAAATAATGAATCCATTGTAGAAAATAATGAAATAGCTCAAGTGGCTTTTGAACCACTATGACATCCAGACATGTGTGGATACTAAATGAAACCTTGGAAGCAGAACATAAGGTAACAAAGTCATATGAAACATGCATCTATGAAAAAGAATGGTTTCATAAAGTTACGTTCAAATTTTGTAATTAATGTAAAGTAGGACCATAGGTTACCTCAGTGTAACAGCACCATAAGTTCCTTGATGACCCAGTAACAAATAAATTGGATGATAGTTGTTGGGCCATCAAGTGCAAGGGTTTCTAGCTAGCAAGGAAGCTTCCCGCCGTAAAGAAACCGAGGTTACAAATCCAAAAATATCACAACCAAGCCTTTGTCAAATAGCACTGCAATACAATTAAAAATCTACTTGTGACCACAACACTTCTAGTCAGGTTGCCAATCTAACTAGTTTTGGTAGTTGCAACACATAACTAGTGCATAATGTGGTATGAAATCTTTTGTATTTTTAAGTAACTGGAAATTAAAAGTTCATATAAAAGTGATTAGGATAATTTTATCACAGAGTCAACTGGACGGGGGTTCATAGGTTCAGAAGTAGCATCTCGCATGGAAGCAATAACACATAAAAATAAGCATACACATGTGTAATTTGTAAATCAAGAAATCATGGAAAATTACGGCATAAGTTAATTAGGGTTGCATTATATATGCAATACGTCCATAATTTAAGTAGATTGACACACATAAAACCTAATGTGGCTAATACTCCACCCAAGGTAATCAAATCCTCATATACACCCAAAGTATTAAGTAATAAATATATCATTGCTTAGAACATCATGAGCTTGATGACACACCGTCGAAATTCATATTCCTGTTGTACATATGACAAAAAATCAAGCAATatttttatccttcgcgaggcaaaACTGTCCACACTTTTCCTCCCCTACTGTCTTGAAAAATACACGACAAATATGGATCTACTATATTTAATGCACACGACTACGTCTATTGTTCATTTGTTTAAACAGACTAAAATGGGtagattaatataacagagagcaatATACATCTGTAAATTACACCTTGCAACCATCAAAAGCTGAATCATAAAGTAATCATTCATTCATCACATATCAAAATATTCACTGCAAGAATAAAGTATAGATGATCACAATTATGTAGGGTAGGTCATGTGATGTAATCAACAAAGCACAAAATTGATCTTGTTACATAGCTACTACTccatccgttccataatgtagtgtgtATTGATTTTTCgaaaagtcaaacattacaaacaTTTACcatgtttatagacaaaaatatg
This portion of the Triticum dicoccoides isolate Atlit2015 ecotype Zavitan chromosome 7A, WEW_v2.0, whole genome shotgun sequence genome encodes:
- the LOC119332685 gene encoding polyamine oxidase 1-like, which translates into the protein MLEMKPCRAIALVLVVAAQCAALATAAGPRVIIVGAGMSGISAGKRLSEAGITDLLILEATDRIGGRIHKTKFAGVNVEMGANWVEGVNGDEMNPIWTMANGTGGLNLRTFRSDFDHLASNTYKQDGGLYDEKIVEKIIERMDEVEESGSKLSGTLHHSGQQDMSVMAMQRLNDHMPSGPARPVDMVIDYYQHDFEFAEPPRVTSLQNTQPLPTFSNFGDDVYFVADQRGYESVVYHVAGQYLKTDRKSGAIVDPRLKLNTVVREISYFPSGVMVRTEDNKVYRADYVVVSASLGVLQTDLIRFKPQLPSWKIVSIYQFDMAVYTKIFLRFPKRFWPEGSGKEFFLYASGRRGYFPVWQQFEQQYPGSNVLLVTVTDDESRRIEQQSDNQTMAEAVAVLRKMFPGKDVPDATEILVPRWWSDRFFKGSFSNWPIGVNRYEYDLIRAPVGRVYFTGEHTSEKYNGYVHGAYLAGIDSADILINCAKKKMCKYDVKGKHD